The sequence TACTTTCGCTGCTTATCTTCCTCCCGCTGGCGGGAGCGCTGCTCGTGTTCGCCCTTCGGCGAAGCGCGTCTGCCGCTCGCTGGCTCGCGCTCGTCTTCGGCGTGGCCGAGTTCGTCCTCGCCTGCGTCCCGCTCGCCATCGACCGCCAGGGGGGCGCGCAAGTCGGCGTACCTACCGGGTTCTTCCTGTATCAGGACCACGGCTGGATCGACCGTTTCGGCATCCGCTTCACCCTCGGGATGGACGGCATCAGCCTCGTCATGGTTATCCTCACCGCCTTCATCACCATCGTCGCCGTTATCGCCTCGTGGAAGGTGAAGGAGCGGCAGGGACTCTACCTGTCACTGCTCCTGGCCCTGCAGGGCGCGGTGCAGGGGCTTTTCCTGAGCCTCGACCTTTTCCTCTTCTACCTCTTCTGGGAAGCGATGCTGATCCCGATGCTTTTCCTGATCGGCGTCTGGGGAACCGGCAGGCCGGTGTACTCGACCATCAAGTTCTTCCTCTACACCTTCGTCGGCTCGCTCCTCATGCTGCTCGCCATCATCGCGCTCTACCTGATGCACGGCGCCCAGACCGGCAGCTACACCTTCGCGCTTCCCGCGCTCATGCACACCGCCGTCCCGTACCAACTTGGGCTTTGGCTTTTCGGCGCATTCCTGCTCTCGTTCGCCATCAAGTTCCCGCTTTTCCCGCTACACACCTGGCAGCCCGACGCTTATTGCGACGCCCCCGTCGCCGGTACGCTCATGCTCGCGAGCCTTCTTTCGAAGACCGCCGCCTACGGCCTCATCCGCATCGCCTACCCGCTCTTCCCCGAGGCCTCCCGCGCACTGACGCCGCTCGTCTACGTGGTCGCCGTGATCGGCATCTGCTACTTCGCCTGGGTCGCCTTCGCGCAGCGGGACATGAAGCGGATGCTCGCCTACTCGAGCGTGAGCCACATGGGATTCGTCGCGCTCGGTATCGCCGCGTGGAGCCCGGTCGCCGTCTCCGGAGCGCTCATGCAGATGGTGAACCACGCCATCACCACCGGGGCGCTCTTCGTCATGGTCGGCATGCTCGACGAGCGCGCGGAGAGCCGCGACCTTTCCGACTTCGGCGGCGTATGGGGCAAGGTCCCCGTGCTCGCCTTCTTCTTCCTGGTCTTCAACATGGCCTCCGCCGGGGTGCCGGGGTTGAACAACTTCGTGAGTGAGCTGATCGTCCTTGTGGGTGTTTTCAAGGTCGCCCCCGCCGCTGCACTGGGTGCGTTTCTGGGGAGCGTCCTGACGCTCATCTACACGGTGCGCCTGGTGCAGGAGGTGCTCTTCGGCAAGGAGAGCAAGCCGACGGTGCTCGCGGAGGTTTCGCTGAGGGAAGGAAGCGTGCTGGTGCTGCTCGCGGTGGTGGTCGTGTACCTTGGCGTGCACCCCGGGCCGGTGCTCGACCTGTTCAAGGCGCCTTTGGAGCTTCTGCTGAATAAGTAACCCCGGAACGCAGATGACCCAAACCTCTGTGGTTAGCTTTTGGAGCATTTAGAATGACCCTTACCGAACTTTACTGCCTCATGCCGATTGTGATCACGGGCTGCGCTGCGCTCTTCGTGCTGCTCTGCGGTCCGCTGCTCCTTTCCTCGAGCCTTACCGCCATTGGGGTCACCGCTTCCGCTGCCGCCGGCATCTGGGCTGCCTTTACGGCTCCCGCACCCATCCAGTGCATACCAGGGCTCGCCTTCACGCCGCTTGCCCAGCTGCTGATCCCCCTCTTCAGCTTCGCCGCCGCGCTTACCCTGCTCCTCTCCCACGGGTACAACGAACGCCGCATCCTCAAGGGTGAGGAATATCCCGCGACCGTCCTCTTCGCGCTTTTCGCCATGTGTGTGCTCCCCTGCGCCACCAACATGCTGATCCTCTTCCTTGCGCTGGAGTCGGTCTCCTTCGCCTTCTACATCCTCGTCAGCATGGATCTGAACCGCGCCGAGTCCGGGGAGGCGGGGCTCAAGTACCTCCTGATGGGAGCCGTGGCGGCCGCCTTCACCGCCTTCGGCTTCGCGCTCATCTTCACGGGTAGCGGCACCCTCGCGCTTTCCGCAGCGCTTACGCGCCCCGAAAACAGGGCCATCATCTCCGCAGGCTGGGGTGTCCTCATCCTCGGCATGGCCTTCAAGCTCTCGCTGGTCCCCGCCCATCTCTGGACGCCCGACGTCTACCAGGGCGCACCGTCGCCGGTCGCCGCCTTCCTCTCCACGAGCTCGAAGGTCGCCGCCGCGGCTCTGCTTCTCATCCTGCTCGGCCACTTCCCCCCG is a genomic window of Geomonas ferrireducens containing:
- a CDS encoding complex I subunit 4 family protein translates to MTSLIPILSLLIFLPLAGALLVFALRRSASAARWLALVFGVAEFVLACVPLAIDRQGGAQVGVPTGFFLYQDHGWIDRFGIRFTLGMDGISLVMVILTAFITIVAVIASWKVKERQGLYLSLLLALQGAVQGLFLSLDLFLFYLFWEAMLIPMLFLIGVWGTGRPVYSTIKFFLYTFVGSLLMLLAIIALYLMHGAQTGSYTFALPALMHTAVPYQLGLWLFGAFLLSFAIKFPLFPLHTWQPDAYCDAPVAGTLMLASLLSKTAAYGLIRIAYPLFPEASRALTPLVYVVAVIGICYFAWVAFAQRDMKRMLAYSSVSHMGFVALGIAAWSPVAVSGALMQMVNHAITTGALFVMVGMLDERAESRDLSDFGGVWGKVPVLAFFFLVFNMASAGVPGLNNFVSELIVLVGVFKVAPAAALGAFLGSVLTLIYTVRLVQEVLFGKESKPTVLAEVSLREGSVLVLLAVVVVYLGVHPGPVLDLFKAPLELLLNK
- a CDS encoding NADH-quinone oxidoreductase subunit N, with protein sequence MTLTELYCLMPIVITGCAALFVLLCGPLLLSSSLTAIGVTASAAAGIWAAFTAPAPIQCIPGLAFTPLAQLLIPLFSFAAALTLLLSHGYNERRILKGEEYPATVLFALFAMCVLPCATNMLILFLALESVSFAFYILVSMDLNRAESGEAGLKYLLMGAVAAAFTAFGFALIFTGSGTLALSAALTRPENRAIISAGWGVLILGMAFKLSLVPAHLWTPDVYQGAPSPVAAFLSTSSKVAAAALLLILLGHFPPMAELRVPLAALSVLSMVLGNLAALRQTNIKRMLAYSSVAHMGYLALALLTGSRDGYAAVLLYGAIYTAMNLAAFGAISSLSFEEEREQITDFTGIGFTAPVRGGVLALAMISLAGIPPTAGFIGKFFIFYSALKGGIVPLAVVGILSAAASAYFYLRVVAQLYMHRTESPAPKPVGFAEGLALCAASAAILIIGVYPGPLLEMVETALR